DNA sequence from the Nesterenkonia lutea genome:
ATACGACCTCGATGAATCCCGCGCTCAGGAACATGCTCACGGAGAGTCCCGCTCCGGTGAGCAGTCCGGCCAGGGAACCGGCCGCCGTCGTCCTGTGCCACCAGATGGCGAGCACCAGCACCGGGGTGAGCGCAGAGCCTGCGACGGCGAAGGCCCAGGTCACCATGGTGGCGACAAGGGAGGGCATCGCGGGGGCGAAGGCTTCGGGGCGCAGCGCGATGGCCAGCGCGGCCGCGAGCGCCGCACCGACCAGAGTGGTGATCCGACCGGCCCAGACCGCCTGACGCTGCGTGGCCCTGGGATTGATGTGGCGTTCATAGACGTCATGTCCCCAGGTGGCCGCCGAGGCGAGCAGCAGGCCCGCCACCGTGGACATCGCAGCGATCAGCGCCGCCGCGGCGATGAGACCCAGACCGGTCTGGTCACCATAGATGCGTCCCAGCACCGGCAGGGCATGTTCCGGAGTGTGCAGCACGCCGTTGACGGTCAGCTCTTCGAGCCAGGGCCGTCCCCGCACCGCGTCCGGGATGATGTCTCGAGCGGCGGTGCCGAGCATGATCGCCATCGCATAGAACGCCCCGATCAGGATCAGCACCCAGACCGTCGTGGTCCGTGCCGCCTTTCCGGTGGGCGAGGTGAAATACCGGTTCATCACGTGCGGCAGCCCGGCGGTGCCCAGACCCAGCGTCACCACCAGCGCCACCTGGCCCAGCGGCCCGTAGCGTGCGCCCGGCTCTCCGAAGCGCGCCGGCTCATCCGGGTGCATGTGATTGGTCTCCTCGGTCAGCACCCAGGTCTGTCCTCCAGCTCCCGCGCCTTCGAGCGAGGGATTCGCCAGCGGAGACCGGCTCAGGCTCTCCACTGCCTCCCCGTAGCGGAAGCCATCGGCGGTGACCACCGCCGCGAGCCAGACCAGTGCGGCGAAGAGCAGCAGAAACTGGACCGCCTGGTTCCAGGTGGTCCCGCGCATTCCGCCGAAGGCGACGACGACGGCGACCACTGCGGTCGAGAGCAGCACTCCGGTCGCGTAGGGGGAGAATCCCAGCAGACCCTGCCCGACCAGCAGCTCCCAGGTGATCCCGCCGCCCACTGACTGCGGGACGAGATAGCAGAGGATGACCAGCTGGACCACGCCCACCGAGGCCAGGCGCACCGGGTCCGAGTCCATCCGGCGTCCGAGGAAGTCTGCCAGCGAGAACTCCCCGAAGCGGCGCAGCGGGGCGGCGATCAGCAGCAGCACCGGCACGAATCCCGCGGCGAAGCCCACTGCGTACCAGGCTCCGTCGAGCCCAGAGACGTATACGGCGGC
Encoded proteins:
- a CDS encoding sodium/solute symporter, giving the protein MTSTAVVTLAAVLVIVLGVSFISRPRGPSTVDFYLAGQRVGVMTNSWAICGDYLSAASFLGVAAAVYVSGLDGAWYAVGFAAGFVPVLLLIAAPLRRFGEFSLADFLGRRMDSDPVRLASVGVVQLVILCYLVPQSVGGGITWELLVGQGLLGFSPYATGVLLSTAVVAVVVAFGGMRGTTWNQAVQFLLLFAALVWLAAVVTADGFRYGEAVESLSRSPLANPSLEGAGAGGQTWVLTEETNHMHPDEPARFGEPGARYGPLGQVALVVTLGLGTAGLPHVMNRYFTSPTGKAARTTTVWVLILIGAFYAMAIMLGTAARDIIPDAVRGRPWLEELTVNGVLHTPEHALPVLGRIYGDQTGLGLIAAAALIAAMSTVAGLLLASAATWGHDVYERHINPRATQRQAVWAGRITTLVGAALAAALAIALRPEAFAPAMPSLVATMVTWAFAVAGSALTPVLVLAIWWHRTTAAGSLAGLLTGAGLSVSMFLSAGFIEVVWLRELFAAPTLVVAPITVAVVVLVSLRTTAPAGVQSHWVRMHGTAADRRAERMARLTRGGMDAR